In Actinoplanes sp. NBC_00393, a single genomic region encodes these proteins:
- the glnA gene encoding type I glutamate--ammonia ligase: MFANPEELLRYLKDEDVKFVDVRFCDLPGVMQHFNIPVESFDDSVVTDGLAFDGSSIRGFQAIHESDMMLLPDVATAFVDPFRIQKTLALNFFIHDPFTREAYSRDPRNVAKKAEAYLASSGIADTAYFGAEAEFYIFDSIRHETSAHQSFYYIDSIEGAWNSGREEEGGNLGYKTTYKGGYFPVSPVDHYSDLRDIMVRKLIDTGFTVERSHHEVGTAGQAEINYKFSTLLHAGDQMQLFKYIIKNTARAEGKTVTFMPKPLFGDNGSGMHTHQSLWLNGEPLFYDETGYAGLSDMARWYIGGLLHHAPSLLAFTNPTVNSYRRLVPGYEAPVNLVYSQRNRSACTRIPVTGSNPKAKRVEFRVPDPSGNPYLSFSAQMMAGLDGIKNKIEPPAPIDKDLYDLPPEEWGSVKQVPGSLDGVLNSLEADHEYLTAGGVFTDDLISTWIDYKRANEVDPVRLRPTPHEFEMYYNV; encoded by the coding sequence GTGTTCGCCAATCCCGAGGAACTCCTGCGATACCTCAAAGACGAGGACGTCAAGTTCGTCGACGTACGTTTCTGTGACCTCCCGGGTGTGATGCAGCACTTCAACATCCCGGTCGAGTCGTTCGACGACAGTGTTGTCACCGACGGCCTCGCCTTCGACGGATCCTCGATCCGCGGCTTCCAGGCCATCCACGAGTCCGACATGATGCTGCTGCCGGACGTCGCCACCGCGTTCGTCGACCCGTTCCGGATCCAGAAGACCCTCGCGCTGAACTTCTTCATCCACGACCCGTTCACCCGCGAGGCCTACTCGCGTGACCCGCGGAACGTGGCGAAGAAGGCCGAGGCGTACCTGGCCTCCAGCGGCATCGCGGACACCGCCTACTTCGGCGCCGAGGCCGAGTTCTACATCTTCGACTCGATCCGCCACGAGACCTCGGCGCACCAGTCGTTCTACTACATCGACTCGATCGAGGGCGCCTGGAACTCGGGCCGCGAGGAAGAGGGCGGCAACCTCGGCTACAAGACCACCTACAAGGGTGGCTACTTCCCGGTCTCGCCGGTCGACCACTACTCCGACCTGCGCGACATCATGGTCCGCAAGCTGATCGATACCGGCTTCACCGTCGAGCGCTCGCACCACGAGGTCGGCACCGCCGGCCAGGCCGAGATCAACTACAAGTTCTCGACGCTGCTGCACGCCGGCGACCAGATGCAGCTGTTCAAGTACATCATCAAGAACACCGCGCGGGCCGAGGGCAAGACCGTCACCTTCATGCCGAAGCCGCTGTTCGGTGACAACGGCTCCGGCATGCACACCCACCAAAGCCTCTGGCTGAACGGCGAGCCGCTGTTCTACGACGAGACCGGCTACGCCGGCCTGTCCGACATGGCCCGCTGGTACATCGGCGGCCTGCTGCACCACGCGCCGTCGCTGCTCGCGTTCACCAACCCGACCGTCAACTCGTACCGGCGCCTGGTGCCCGGCTACGAGGCCCCGGTCAACCTGGTCTACTCGCAGCGCAACCGGTCCGCCTGCACCCGCATCCCGGTGACCGGCAGCAACCCGAAGGCCAAGCGCGTCGAGTTCCGCGTGCCGGACCCGTCGGGCAACCCGTACCTGTCGTTCTCGGCCCAGATGATGGCCGGCCTCGACGGCATCAAGAACAAGATCGAGCCGCCGGCCCCGATCGACAAGGACCTGTACGACCTGCCGCCGGAGGAGTGGGGCAGCGTCAAGCAGGTGCCCGGCTCCCTCGACGGCGTCCTCAACTCCCTCGAGGCCGACCACGAGTACCTGACCGCGGGCGGCGTCTTCACCGACGACCTGATCTCCACGTGGATCGACTACAAGCGAGCCAACGAGGTCGACCCGGTGCGCTTGCGCCCGACCCCGCACGAGTTCGAGATGTACTACAACGTCTGA
- a CDS encoding RDD family protein, with translation MAASVNETTGLEPAGLGPRLAALVIDWVLCLLIGSLYASPNEEPWAAVLILVAANTFFIGLFAQTPGMRLLRIRCASYPDGGVLGLGRGLIRGLLLGLFIPAMLLNSQGRGLHDRVANSIVVSVPRRQDGPGRRV, from the coding sequence GTGGCTGCTTCCGTAAACGAGACGACCGGTCTCGAACCCGCCGGTCTCGGCCCGCGACTGGCCGCCCTGGTGATCGACTGGGTGCTCTGCCTGCTCATCGGGAGCCTCTACGCCAGCCCCAACGAGGAGCCCTGGGCCGCGGTGCTCATCCTGGTGGCGGCGAACACGTTCTTCATCGGCCTGTTCGCGCAGACGCCCGGGATGCGGCTGCTCCGCATCCGCTGCGCCTCCTACCCGGACGGCGGAGTGCTGGGCCTGGGCCGCGGCCTGATCCGCGGCCTGCTGCTCGGCCTCTTCATCCCGGCGATGCTGCTCAACAGTCAGGGCCGCGGCCTGCACGACCGGGTCGCCAACTCGATCGTGGTCAGCGTGCCCCGCCGCCAGGACGGTCCCGGAAGGCGCGTTTGA